A DNA window from Microcystis aeruginosa NIES-843 contains the following coding sequences:
- a CDS encoding DUF938 domain-containing protein, with protein MSDLRQYAPATERNRQPILEVLSQFLPKTGNILEISSGTGEHAVFFAPRLAPCRWIPSDCNPLALDSIRSWCDYCPSSNLDRPLFIDVHQSVWAVETENIVINAIVNINMIHIAPWSACLALMAGASRILSPGGILYLYGPYKRQGKHTSPSNESFDFSLRSQNSTWGVRNLEDVVQAASDRGLQLLEVIPMPANNLSVLFQLP; from the coding sequence ATGTCTGATTTACGTCAATATGCTCCGGCAACAGAACGCAATCGTCAGCCGATTTTAGAAGTTCTCAGCCAATTTTTACCGAAGACTGGGAATATCCTAGAAATATCTAGCGGCACGGGTGAACACGCTGTTTTTTTTGCTCCTCGTCTTGCTCCTTGTCGTTGGATTCCCTCGGATTGTAACCCTCTGGCTCTAGATAGTATTCGCAGTTGGTGCGATTATTGTCCTAGTTCTAATCTCGATCGCCCCCTATTTATCGATGTTCATCAGTCAGTTTGGGCGGTAGAGACGGAAAATATCGTTATTAATGCGATTGTTAATATTAACATGATTCATATCGCCCCTTGGTCCGCTTGTTTAGCGTTAATGGCAGGAGCGAGTCGCATTCTCAGTCCGGGGGGAATTCTCTATCTTTATGGTCCCTATAAACGACAGGGAAAACATACTTCTCCTAGTAATGAAAGCTTTGATTTTTCTCTCCGTTCTCAAAACTCTACTTGGGGAGTTAGGAATTTAGAAGATGTGGTGCAAGCAGCGAGCGATCGAGGTTTACAATTGTTAGAAGTAATTCCTATGCCAGCTAATAATCTCTCGGTTTTATTTCAATTGCCTTAA
- a CDS encoding SWIM zinc finger family protein, which translates to MTEQAWWVQKWLELLDSYRFKKRLERARLYAREGNVLSIDFEDSQVIARVQGSEPEPYIVDLSLVAFSDEEWDYIIKLLSKKAIYSAQLLTGQMPDHIERVFIDSGVNLFPFSLADIRSRCTCPDQANPCKHIGAVYYQLGDRFSVDPFLLLQLRGRTKSQILEALREKRSYSSDNQPLAVSEPPTVVEKTAPDSTIDRFWQYDEELDPSLVVITPGNENQTILDILGNFPLAAPESDAIEQFLKPIYRQIPQEAMAIALQ; encoded by the coding sequence ATGACAGAACAAGCTTGGTGGGTACAAAAATGGCTGGAACTACTCGATTCCTATCGCTTTAAAAAACGCTTGGAACGAGCTAGACTTTACGCCAGAGAAGGCAATGTTTTAAGTATTGACTTTGAAGACTCGCAAGTTATTGCCAGAGTACAAGGCAGTGAACCAGAGCCTTATATAGTGGATTTATCCCTAGTCGCTTTTAGTGATGAAGAATGGGATTATATTATTAAGCTTCTCTCCAAAAAGGCCATTTATTCCGCTCAATTGCTCACGGGACAAATGCCCGATCATATCGAGCGTGTTTTTATCGATAGTGGGGTGAATTTATTTCCCTTTTCCCTAGCTGATATTCGCTCTCGTTGTACCTGTCCCGATCAAGCCAACCCCTGCAAACATATAGGAGCAGTATATTATCAATTGGGCGATCGTTTTAGCGTCGATCCCTTCTTGCTTTTGCAACTGCGCGGCCGAACCAAAAGCCAAATTCTGGAAGCTTTACGAGAAAAACGCTCCTATTCCTCTGATAATCAACCTTTAGCAGTCAGTGAACCCCCCACAGTAGTCGAAAAAACTGCCCCCGACAGCACTATCGATCGCTTTTGGCAGTACGATGAGGAGCTAGACCCCTCCCTAGTTGTGATTACGCCGGGGAATGAAAATCAAACCATTCTCGACATTTTAGGCAATTTTCCCCTCGCTGCCCCCGAATCAGATGCCATAGAACAATTTTTAAAACCAATTTACCGGCAAATTCCCCAAGAAGCGATGGCGATTGCTTTACAGTAG
- the topA gene encoding type I DNA topoisomerase, which produces MSTLVIVESPTKARTISNYLPSGYRVQASMGHIRDLPASAEEIPPAHKDKSWANLGVDVENDFDPLYVVPKTKSKVVKELKEALKGASELILATDEDREGESISWHLLQVLNPKIPTKRMVFHEITKEAIQAALKNCRSIDENLVHAQETRRILDRLYGYTLSPLLWKKISKGLSAGRVQSVAVRLLVQRERERRAFKTANYWDLKATLEKDKNQFESKLVTLNGQKVANGSDFDADTGRLLPGRQVTLLDQATAAALKERIEDKIWRVSHTEEKPTTRKPSPPFTTSTLQQEANRKLGISARDTMRIAQNLYEQGYITYMRTDSVHLSDQAITAARNCVEQMYGKNYLSPQPRQYTTKSKGAQEAHEAIRPAGSSFRLPRETGLSGLEFALYDLIWKRTVASQMADARITQIAVNIQVENAGFRSSGKRIDFPGFFRAYVEGSDDPEAAIDDQEIILPALSVGDTPNCRQLEAISHDTQPPARYSEASLVKTLESEGIGRPSTYATILGTIIDRGYAQMRNKTLIPTFTAFAVVSLLENHFPDLVDPKFTSKMEETLDDIATGSAQWLPYLDRFYRGEKGLESQVKERESQINSSTAKSVILEDLQATIKIGKYGPYLEVSRGDQILTASIPADLTPADLNPEQVETLLRQKTEGPDKLGLHPDSGEPIYLLVGSYGPYVQLGDVSDDNPKPKRASLPKGVKPEDVTLEQAVGLLALPRLLGTHPLTGGKIKASLGRFGPYIVQEQGKEKEYRSLKAGDDVLTITLDRALALLAEPKKTRSARGSTKPPLKELGKHPDDGESVGLYEGPYGVYIKHGKTNAKIPEGETAETLTLEQALVALAAKTTTAKKTTTKKTTSSTTKKTTSPGSKTSKSKTV; this is translated from the coding sequence ATGTCAACCCTGGTTATTGTCGAATCCCCCACCAAAGCTCGGACGATCAGCAATTATCTGCCTAGCGGCTATCGAGTCCAAGCCTCCATGGGCCACATCCGCGATCTGCCCGCCTCTGCCGAAGAAATTCCCCCCGCCCACAAAGACAAATCCTGGGCCAACTTAGGCGTAGATGTGGAGAACGATTTCGACCCCCTCTACGTCGTCCCCAAAACCAAAAGTAAAGTCGTCAAAGAATTAAAAGAAGCCCTCAAAGGGGCCAGCGAACTGATCCTCGCCACCGACGAAGATCGGGAAGGCGAAAGCATCAGTTGGCATCTCTTGCAGGTACTCAACCCGAAAATACCCACCAAAAGGATGGTATTTCACGAAATCACCAAAGAGGCAATCCAAGCCGCCCTCAAAAATTGTCGCTCCATCGACGAAAATTTAGTTCACGCCCAAGAAACCCGCCGCATACTCGATCGCCTCTACGGTTATACCCTCTCCCCCCTACTTTGGAAAAAAATCTCCAAAGGGTTATCCGCCGGCCGGGTGCAATCCGTGGCGGTACGTCTGCTCGTACAACGGGAACGAGAACGACGAGCCTTTAAAACCGCCAATTATTGGGACCTGAAAGCCACCCTCGAAAAAGACAAAAATCAATTCGAGTCGAAATTAGTCACCTTAAACGGTCAAAAAGTGGCAAATGGCAGCGATTTCGATGCCGACACCGGCAGACTGCTCCCCGGTCGCCAGGTGACACTTTTGGATCAAGCCACCGCCGCCGCCTTAAAAGAACGCATCGAAGACAAAATCTGGCGCGTTAGCCACACCGAAGAAAAACCCACCACTCGCAAACCTTCCCCCCCCTTCACCACCTCCACCCTACAGCAAGAGGCTAACCGGAAACTGGGCATATCCGCCCGCGACACCATGCGAATCGCCCAAAATCTCTACGAACAGGGCTACATCACCTATATGCGGACCGATTCCGTCCATCTTTCCGATCAGGCCATCACCGCCGCCCGCAATTGTGTAGAACAAATGTACGGAAAAAATTACCTCAGTCCCCAACCCCGGCAGTACACCACCAAAAGCAAAGGCGCACAGGAGGCCCACGAAGCCATCCGGCCCGCCGGTAGTAGCTTTCGCCTGCCCCGGGAAACCGGACTGAGCGGACTAGAATTCGCCCTCTACGACCTAATCTGGAAACGTACCGTCGCCTCACAGATGGCCGATGCCCGCATTACCCAGATCGCCGTTAATATTCAGGTAGAAAATGCCGGATTTCGCTCCTCCGGCAAAAGAATCGACTTCCCCGGCTTTTTCCGCGCCTATGTGGAAGGTTCCGACGATCCCGAAGCCGCCATCGACGACCAAGAAATAATCTTACCCGCCCTCAGCGTCGGTGATACCCCCAATTGTCGCCAACTAGAAGCCATTAGCCACGATACCCAACCCCCCGCCCGTTATAGCGAAGCCTCCCTCGTAAAAACCCTCGAAAGTGAAGGAATCGGGCGACCCAGCACCTACGCCACCATTCTCGGCACAATTATCGATCGCGGTTATGCCCAAATGCGGAATAAAACCTTGATTCCCACCTTCACCGCTTTTGCCGTGGTTAGTTTGTTAGAAAATCATTTCCCCGACCTGGTAGATCCCAAATTTACCTCGAAAATGGAGGAAACTCTCGACGATATCGCCACTGGTTCCGCTCAATGGTTGCCCTATCTCGATCGCTTCTATCGCGGCGAAAAAGGGCTAGAAAGCCAAGTAAAAGAGCGCGAGAGTCAAATTAACTCTAGCACCGCCAAATCGGTGATTTTAGAGGATTTACAGGCAACTATCAAGATCGGCAAATACGGTCCCTATCTGGAAGTCTCCCGAGGCGATCAAATCCTCACCGCTTCCATCCCCGCCGATTTAACCCCCGCCGACCTCAACCCCGAACAGGTAGAAACCCTGCTGCGACAGAAAACCGAGGGTCCCGATAAATTAGGTCTTCATCCCGACAGCGGAGAGCCAATTTATCTGCTCGTGGGTAGTTACGGCCCCTACGTCCAGTTAGGAGATGTCAGCGATGACAACCCCAAACCGAAACGCGCCTCCCTACCCAAAGGAGTCAAACCAGAGGATGTCACCCTCGAACAAGCGGTGGGTTTATTGGCACTGCCGCGACTACTGGGAACCCATCCCCTCACCGGAGGCAAAATTAAAGCCAGCTTAGGTCGTTTTGGCCCCTATATAGTTCAGGAACAGGGTAAGGAAAAAGAATATCGTTCCCTGAAAGCCGGCGATGATGTCTTAACCATAACCCTCGATCGAGCTTTGGCCTTATTAGCCGAACCGAAAAAAACTCGCAGCGCCCGCGGTTCCACCAAACCACCCTTAAAAGAATTGGGTAAACATCCCGACGATGGGGAATCCGTGGGATTGTACGAAGGTCCCTACGGAGTTTATATCAAGCACGGTAAGACCAACGCCAAGATTCCCGAAGGAGAAACCGCCGAAACCCTGACTCTAGAACAAGCTTTAGTCGCCCTAGCGGCCAAGACAACCACTGCCAAGAAAACCACTACTAAGAAAACTACTTCTAGCACGACCAAAAAAACTACTTCCCCAGGCAGTAAAACCAGCAAAAGTAAGACGGTTTAG
- a CDS encoding IS630-like element ISMae21 family transposase, translating into MSYSLDLRKKVIDYVENGGSITKAAALFNIGRATIYRWLGREKLEATKVKHRQRKLDWKALSKDVQENPEARLRDRAEKFGVRPSAICYALKNMKVTRKKKELRYRERNREERMKYYRVLRELIKIYGSESLVFIDESGFEEFQACFYAWSKKGKKVFGDRQGKRGKRENLVAGRRKGKKDFIAPMVFTRSLNAEGFEGWLSLYLLPSLTITSVLIMDNAPIHRKTVIKQLVEEAGHQVVFLPKYSPDLNDIEHDFSALKRARMYAPVGTPLDEIIRTYCVA; encoded by the coding sequence ATGTCTTATAGCCTAGACTTGAGAAAAAAAGTAATCGATTATGTAGAGAATGGGGGAAGCATAACCAAAGCCGCCGCTCTATTTAATATAGGAAGAGCGACGATATATAGATGGCTAGGTAGGGAAAAACTGGAAGCAACAAAGGTAAAACACCGTCAGAGAAAGCTGGACTGGAAAGCACTGTCAAAAGATGTCCAAGAAAATCCCGAGGCAAGATTAAGAGACAGAGCCGAGAAATTTGGAGTGAGACCAAGTGCCATTTGCTATGCCTTAAAAAACATGAAAGTTACCAGAAAAAAGAAGGAACTTCGTTATAGAGAAAGAAACCGAGAAGAAAGAATGAAATACTACAGAGTGCTGAGAGAATTGATTAAAATATATGGAAGTGAAAGCCTTGTATTTATTGATGAGTCAGGGTTTGAAGAATTTCAAGCCTGTTTTTATGCTTGGTCAAAAAAAGGGAAGAAAGTCTTTGGAGATAGACAAGGAAAACGAGGAAAAAGAGAGAACCTTGTCGCTGGTAGAAGAAAGGGAAAAAAAGACTTTATTGCACCGATGGTATTTACGAGAAGCCTGAATGCCGAAGGTTTTGAAGGGTGGTTATCTTTATATTTGTTGCCCTCTCTAACCATAACATCAGTATTAATTATGGATAATGCACCAATTCATCGGAAGACAGTCATTAAACAACTGGTAGAGGAAGCAGGTCATCAGGTCGTGTTTTTGCCAAAATACTCTCCTGATTTAAATGATATCGAACATGATTTTAGTGCATTAAAGAGGGCAAGAATGTATGCTCCTGTGGGGACACCCCTTGATGAAATTATTCGTACTTATTGTGTCGCCTAG
- a CDS encoding SDR family NAD(P)-dependent oxidoreductase, with translation MRTEQKNPQLNCQKLAEVFLSNPLIEDCYFMVREGELVAYIVSSGAWNSEQLSSDLQSQLPDNLLPNIYVQISSLPLTDSGDVDETALKNIEIIDDHQVQETEEKLRSLSDIDQVAVVMTSKKIKILPLHLSDLLPLKIEKKNDHQKSETPIHLGIHTSNTQAGISHGQLLEESELQPKTLAEILQKAAENHSNKGIIYIQSNGLEVFQSYQQLWEDAQQIQAGLQKQGLQAQDKVILQLSENYDIISAFWGCLLGGFIPFIISVPPSYKDFNNEIHKISQVWQLLDEPIIITNQSRQQEIKYLEQWLPNQPLSLSFIEELKTHSPHQPPIGQPDDIAFFNLTSGSTGIPKCISLTHKNVISRARGTNIICEHQNDDIILNWLPFDHIGSISDWNIRCVELGCQMVYVQTEYILGRPLNWLDLIDQYRISHSWAPNFAYNLINEALKKEPDQNWNLDCVKFFLAAGEAVSGQAVGEFINTLHLQYNLKKTAMRPAFGMAEMGSGITYYQPTDQQPLLFHTVDKLSLNSSLKRVHPEHPNGATFTDLGLPIPGISIRIVNADNSLLPEETIGHLQVKGDAVSPGYYKNPEANQDAFLKDGWFKTGDLAFISNGHLVITGRSKETIIINGVNYYSHEIETVVETIEEVEVSYTAACAVYDPRNSTDQLALFFSAETFDHQHLAELLKKIRRKVINSFGVNPEYLIPLNKTEIPKTSIGKIQRSQLTKRFANGEFNSILKEIDILLENDQTIPDWFYQKVWKPRSPVNLKTELSKYCSLIFLDCLGLGASLAEKIQGQNLPCITVLAAEEFSQISQNCYTLRPGTANHYQQLMASLSERKIILSNIIHLGTYQDYQGEISTIEQLEKALEKGTYDLLFLVQALAKIHDLNLKIELLFVSSYSQFVIENDEIGYEKSPVLGLIKTLAQELPWLNTRHVDLPLDQTEINVSYLLQELSVLSKEREIAYRNGKRLIAGLEKVNLLQHSQQELPFKSGGIYLITGGLGGIGRQIAQYLLKNYQARLLLIGKTPLPEKHLWSEYLKVEDQLSLKIKNLQALENLGGEVIYQGVDVANFPQVKQAVEQVKKQWQGELNGVIHLAGIYKDCLLLDENQEGLSTILRPKVIGTWVLHQLLKESQGIFISFSSLASFFGGAALGSYAAANSFLESLNSYQKSKNLFPSYCYSWTTWQETGISQGYQMQYITRSQGYYDMTVRQGLDSFLTSLYHNQRQLMIGLDGSNSKINRFTSRSEGCQKLTAYYTRKSTVQSVNLPNHVSLKDRFGTSYQCPLVLRQSLPIKDNGDIDKRQLLKELQGKENNELIAPRTEAERQVANIWQKVLNLSQIGIHDNFFELGGHSLLASQVISRLRDVFSVELSLHSLLEYPTVASLTQTIEVLNVAKNSHSLSKSGKVMTTAAENYEEGEL, from the coding sequence ATGAGGACAGAACAGAAAAATCCACAATTAAATTGTCAGAAATTAGCAGAAGTCTTTTTATCAAATCCCTTAATTGAAGATTGCTATTTTATGGTACGGGAGGGGGAATTAGTCGCCTATATCGTTTCCTCTGGAGCTTGGAATTCTGAACAATTGTCCTCCGATTTACAGTCTCAGTTACCGGACAATCTTCTGCCTAATATCTATGTGCAGATTTCCAGTTTACCCTTAACCGATAGCGGTGATGTCGATGAAACTGCATTAAAGAATATTGAAATTATCGATGATCATCAAGTTCAGGAGACAGAAGAAAAACTACGCTCTTTGTCAGACATTGATCAAGTTGCCGTCGTCATGACTTCCAAAAAAATCAAAATTTTACCCCTACATCTATCGGACTTATTGCCCTTAAAAATAGAGAAAAAAAATGATCATCAAAAATCTGAAACCCCGATTCATCTGGGGATTCACACTTCTAACACTCAAGCTGGAATCAGTCACGGACAGCTTTTAGAAGAATCTGAACTTCAACCGAAAACCTTGGCAGAAATCCTCCAAAAAGCTGCTGAAAATCATTCAAATAAAGGGATTATTTATATTCAATCTAATGGATTGGAAGTTTTTCAGTCTTATCAACAATTATGGGAAGACGCTCAACAAATACAAGCCGGATTACAAAAGCAGGGTTTACAAGCTCAAGATAAAGTAATTCTTCAGCTATCGGAAAACTATGATATTATTTCCGCATTTTGGGGGTGTCTTTTAGGGGGATTTATTCCTTTTATTATTTCAGTGCCACCCAGCTATAAAGATTTTAATAATGAAATTCATAAAATATCTCAAGTTTGGCAGTTGTTAGATGAACCTATTATTATCACAAATCAATCCCGTCAGCAAGAGATAAAATATTTAGAACAATGGTTGCCTAATCAACCCTTAAGCTTGAGTTTTATTGAAGAATTAAAAACTCATTCTCCCCATCAGCCTCCTATTGGTCAACCGGATGATATCGCGTTCTTTAATCTAACATCAGGCAGTACAGGAATACCGAAATGTATTTCATTAACCCATAAAAATGTGATCTCTCGTGCGCGAGGAACAAACATCATTTGTGAACATCAAAACGACGATATTATTCTTAATTGGCTTCCTTTTGATCATATTGGAAGTATTTCCGACTGGAATATTCGCTGTGTCGAGTTAGGATGCCAAATGGTTTATGTTCAAACTGAATATATATTAGGTCGTCCTTTGAATTGGTTAGATTTAATTGATCAATATCGAATTAGCCATAGTTGGGCTCCTAATTTTGCTTATAATTTGATCAATGAAGCTTTAAAAAAAGAACCGGATCAAAATTGGAATTTAGATTGTGTCAAATTCTTTTTGGCAGCGGGTGAAGCCGTTTCTGGTCAAGCAGTTGGAGAATTTATTAACACCCTTCATCTTCAATATAATCTGAAAAAAACGGCGATGCGTCCTGCTTTTGGGATGGCAGAAATGGGGTCAGGAATTACCTATTATCAGCCGACGGATCAACAGCCATTACTCTTTCATACGGTTGATAAATTATCCTTGAATTCTTCCTTAAAACGAGTCCATCCTGAACATCCCAATGGTGCAACCTTTACGGATTTAGGATTACCCATTCCGGGGATATCGATTAGAATTGTTAATGCTGATAATTCCCTATTACCAGAAGAAACCATTGGTCATTTACAAGTTAAAGGAGATGCAGTTTCACCGGGGTATTATAAAAACCCAGAAGCGAATCAAGACGCTTTCTTAAAAGATGGCTGGTTTAAGACAGGAGATTTAGCATTTATTAGTAACGGTCATTTAGTTATTACTGGAAGAAGTAAAGAAACCATTATTATTAATGGAGTCAATTATTATAGCCATGAAATTGAAACTGTAGTGGAAACTATTGAAGAAGTAGAAGTGTCCTACACCGCCGCTTGTGCTGTTTATGATCCTAGGAATAGTACCGATCAATTAGCTTTATTTTTTAGTGCAGAAACCTTTGACCACCAGCATCTAGCGGAACTTCTGAAAAAGATTAGACGAAAAGTAATTAACAGTTTTGGGGTTAATCCTGAATATTTAATCCCCTTAAATAAAACTGAAATTCCTAAAACTTCCATTGGTAAAATTCAGCGATCGCAATTAACAAAACGGTTTGCGAACGGAGAATTTAATTCTATTTTAAAAGAAATAGATATTTTATTAGAAAACGATCAAACCATTCCTGATTGGTTTTACCAGAAAGTTTGGAAACCTCGATCTCCAGTTAACTTAAAAACCGAACTTTCCAAGTATTGTAGTTTAATTTTTCTGGATTGCTTGGGTTTAGGAGCATCTTTAGCAGAAAAAATCCAAGGTCAAAACTTACCCTGTATCACGGTTTTAGCAGCGGAAGAATTTTCTCAAATCAGTCAAAATTGCTATACCCTCAGACCCGGGACAGCCAATCATTATCAACAGTTAATGGCATCTTTATCCGAGCGAAAAATTATCCTTAGCAATATTATTCATCTGGGTACTTATCAAGACTATCAGGGAGAAATTTCAACAATTGAACAGTTAGAAAAAGCACTAGAAAAAGGAACCTATGATTTATTATTTCTAGTTCAAGCTTTAGCTAAAATTCATGATCTGAATTTAAAAATTGAATTGCTATTTGTTTCTAGTTATAGTCAATTTGTCATAGAAAACGATGAAATTGGCTATGAAAAATCTCCAGTTTTAGGACTGATCAAAACCCTAGCTCAAGAACTTCCTTGGTTAAATACTCGTCATGTTGATTTACCCCTGGATCAAACCGAAATTAATGTCAGTTATCTGCTGCAAGAACTATCCGTTTTATCCAAGGAAAGAGAAATTGCCTATCGCAACGGGAAACGTTTAATCGCAGGTTTGGAAAAAGTCAATTTACTTCAACACAGCCAACAGGAATTACCCTTTAAATCAGGGGGAATTTATCTGATTACCGGAGGACTAGGGGGGATTGGCAGACAAATTGCTCAGTATTTGCTCAAAAATTATCAAGCTCGTTTACTGTTAATTGGAAAAACACCTTTACCAGAAAAACACCTCTGGAGTGAGTACCTCAAAGTCGAAGATCAATTATCCTTAAAAATCAAAAATCTCCAAGCTTTAGAAAACCTTGGGGGAGAAGTCATTTATCAAGGGGTAGATGTGGCTAATTTCCCTCAAGTTAAACAGGCTGTAGAACAGGTGAAAAAACAATGGCAAGGAGAACTTAATGGGGTGATTCATCTGGCTGGAATTTACAAAGATTGTTTACTTCTGGACGAAAATCAAGAGGGTTTATCGACAATTCTTCGTCCTAAAGTAATAGGAACTTGGGTTTTACATCAACTTCTCAAAGAATCTCAGGGAATTTTTATTAGTTTTTCTTCCTTGGCTAGTTTTTTTGGAGGAGCAGCTTTGGGTTCCTATGCGGCGGCTAATAGTTTCCTTGAGTCTTTGAACAGCTATCAAAAATCTAAGAATTTGTTCCCCAGTTATTGTTACAGTTGGACAACTTGGCAAGAAACCGGGATTAGCCAAGGTTATCAGATGCAATACATAACTCGATCTCAAGGGTATTATGATATGACAGTACGGCAAGGTTTAGACTCATTTCTAACGAGTTTATATCACAACCAAAGACAATTAATGATCGGTTTAGATGGGAGTAATAGCAAGATTAACCGTTTCACATCTAGGTCGGAAGGATGCCAAAAGTTAACGGCTTATTACACCCGTAAATCTACAGTTCAATCGGTCAATCTACCTAATCATGTTAGTCTAAAAGATCGATTTGGAACGTCCTATCAATGTCCCCTGGTGCTGCGGCAATCCCTCCCTATCAAGGATAATGGAGATATTGATAAGCGGCAATTACTCAAGGAACTCCAAGGCAAAGAAAATAACGAATTGATAGCACCCAGAACGGAAGCTGAACGTCAAGTTGCTAACATTTGGCAAAAGGTGTTAAATCTATCTCAAATTGGAATTCATGACAATTTCTTTGAACTAGGAGGACATTCTTTGCTGGCGAGTCAAGTCATCTCTCGTTTACGGGATGTTTTCTCGGTAGAATTGTCGTTGCACAGTTTATTAGAATACCCAACCGTTGCCAGTTTAACTCAAACGATTGAGGTGCTTAATGTAGCCAAAAATAGTCACAGTCTATCCAAAAGTGGTAAAGTTATGACAACAGCCGCAGAAAATTATGAAGAAGGAGAATTATGA
- a CDS encoding Fe(3+) ABC transporter substrate-binding protein: MNDKITRRVFLGAGTATLALAVGQLGKINEVSAQTKQLNLYSSRHYNTDRRLYDNFTRQTGIKINLVEGEADPLIERIKSEGSNSPADILLTVDAGRLWRADQQGIFAPVNSRILTQRIPANLRHPKGHWFGFSKRLRVIMYNKDRVNPREIDSYADLTNPKWKGKVVTRSSSNIYSQSFTAWLIDIQGEAAAEKWCRGLVANFARSPQGNDKAQIEAVAAGIADLALANTYYLAGYAEEKDPAKRAIYDQVGVIFPDQAGRGTHVNISGGGLIKTAPNRESAIKFLEYLSSNEAQNFFAKGNREYPVVPGVALDPFLAKLGRGKEDTVSVANYGPNLAKAVQVMNRAGWK, encoded by the coding sequence ATGAACGATAAAATAACTCGGAGAGTCTTTCTAGGCGCGGGAACAGCCACCTTAGCGTTAGCAGTGGGTCAATTAGGGAAAATAAACGAAGTTTCCGCCCAAACTAAACAATTAAACCTCTATTCCTCCCGTCACTACAACACCGACCGACGATTGTATGACAACTTCACCCGACAAACGGGAATAAAAATTAACCTCGTGGAAGGGGAAGCGGACCCATTAATCGAACGGATTAAAAGCGAAGGCAGCAATAGTCCTGCTGATATACTCCTGACGGTAGATGCCGGGAGATTATGGCGGGCCGACCAACAGGGAATTTTTGCCCCGGTCAATTCCCGCATTCTCACCCAAAGAATTCCCGCTAATTTGCGTCACCCCAAAGGTCACTGGTTCGGGTTTAGTAAACGCTTGCGGGTAATCATGTATAACAAAGACAGAGTTAACCCCAGAGAAATCGATTCCTATGCAGATTTAACCAATCCCAAATGGAAAGGAAAAGTCGTCACTCGGTCGTCTAGTAACATCTATAGTCAATCTTTTACCGCTTGGTTAATCGACATCCAAGGAGAAGCAGCCGCAGAAAAATGGTGTCGGGGATTAGTGGCTAATTTTGCCCGTTCACCCCAGGGTAATGATAAGGCACAAATCGAAGCTGTAGCCGCAGGAATTGCCGATTTAGCCCTAGCTAACACCTATTACTTAGCGGGGTATGCCGAAGAAAAAGACCCGGCTAAACGGGCAATTTATGACCAAGTAGGCGTAATTTTCCCCGACCAAGCAGGCCGCGGCACTCACGTTAATATTAGCGGTGGTGGTTTAATTAAAACTGCCCCCAATCGAGAATCGGCCATTAAATTTTTAGAATATCTTTCTAGCAATGAAGCACAGAACTTTTTTGCTAAGGGTAATCGAGAATATCCCGTCGTTCCAGGGGTTGCTTTAGACCCTTTCCTAGCAAAACTCGGACGCGGGAAAGAAGATACAGTTAGCGTGGCTAATTATGGTCCTAATTTAGCCAAAGCGGTACAGGTAATGAATCGCGCTGGTTGGAAATAA